A region of Zootoca vivipara chromosome 15, rZooViv1.1, whole genome shotgun sequence DNA encodes the following proteins:
- the C15H11orf52 gene encoding uncharacterized protein C11orf52 homolog, with the protein MGNQCCCCGGAWNCPSPFKRKKDKPGTRTIKSSTQQHPESKKGMDVGPVYDDVSEFPVYATVSKPKSMKRDDSSVHYADIQVFSKIRERSAEEVKTFQSQNTTEYATLNFPRATLKYDSKNGTLV; encoded by the exons GAACTGCCCTTCACCGTTTAAGCGGAAAAAAGATAAGCCAG GTACAAGAACCATTAAGtcaagcacccagcagcacccagAGAGCAAGAAG gGAATGGATGTTGGGCCCGTTTATGACGATGTGTCTGAGTTCCCAGTCTATGCCACCGTGAGCAAGCCGAAGAGCATGAAGCGCGACGACAGCAGCGTGCATTACGCAGACATCCAGGTCTTCAGCAAAATACGGGAGCGCTCAGCTGAAGAGGTGAAGACCTTCCAGTCCCAGAACACTACAGAATATGCCACCCTCAACTTCCCCCGGGCTACACTGAAGTATGACAGTAAGAATGGCACTCTGGTGTAA